In the Pseudanabaena sp. PCC 7367 genome, one interval contains:
- a CDS encoding tail fiber domain-containing protein, translating into MPSENREKLRSFFKNNSQLSEAHFAALINAMLDRKDDQFHGLWRPGQVYQPGDVVIYQRQLWEMNSTEEICAKPGESPSETESVWRSFLDDNDWAVVTEEKVMWAKVFDKVGIGVGSNKGDRPQAQLDIRKNILEATVEAITESLPDNPGAGRWLLFPEQATQTQQTFLHFSTPSQTSTLITGLSLEAATWSSNATHGFAFRHNDNALDESSALLGQATDGDVMLALHPTQSQAQAPKFASLGLNVENPTALLDITDRHRSQFLVLPKARSEPTLTLINLLPQNVAPTYFALAVNHTETSWGTNARAGFSFRFYADRVDGADGIENGEESVSAEVDATSLQGNQLMRIRQHPDGQYPQVGIGIDSPAAYLDIQDLNYNRIQLLPVQGSDSNSATNPAIAMINNQASSLGGDRNTYFTLGIQPTQSILITDATEGFTFKARKLTDSGNHHLNLDRGQLLVNISPDGNGRLGVGKKPSDYELEVQGMASAYTFYQASDPSWINNEVLLTDVLGKLNSLHPVTFQWHDSTGFQAHGEQIGLRIAEVNEVFPQVITTAQDGTPAIAYQNLVPVLIQALNELAHQNQQEHIQLEQKIALLNDRNTVLAIWLVVGWAIALLGYWI; encoded by the coding sequence ATGCCCTCAGAAAATCGTGAGAAACTGCGCAGTTTCTTTAAAAATAACAGCCAGTTATCTGAAGCTCATTTTGCTGCCCTGATCAATGCCATGCTCGATCGCAAAGATGACCAGTTTCATGGCCTCTGGCGACCTGGGCAAGTCTACCAACCTGGCGATGTGGTAATTTACCAGCGTCAGCTTTGGGAGATGAACAGCACCGAGGAAATTTGTGCTAAACCTGGCGAATCGCCGTCTGAGACTGAATCGGTCTGGAGATCATTTCTCGATGACAATGATTGGGCTGTGGTCACCGAAGAAAAAGTGATGTGGGCCAAGGTCTTTGACAAAGTCGGTATTGGCGTGGGTAGTAATAAAGGCGATCGACCCCAAGCTCAACTCGACATTCGCAAAAACATACTTGAGGCCACAGTAGAGGCGATTACAGAGTCTTTACCAGATAATCCTGGTGCAGGCCGATGGCTCCTTTTCCCGGAACAGGCAACCCAAACCCAGCAGACATTTTTACACTTCAGTACCCCATCACAAACCAGCACGTTAATAACCGGACTCTCACTAGAAGCAGCCACCTGGTCAAGTAATGCTACTCATGGTTTCGCCTTTCGCCATAATGACAACGCGCTCGACGAATCCAGTGCATTGCTAGGGCAGGCAACCGATGGTGATGTGATGCTGGCATTGCATCCCACTCAATCTCAAGCACAAGCCCCCAAATTTGCGTCACTGGGTCTAAACGTAGAAAACCCAACCGCATTGCTAGACATTACCGATCGTCATCGGAGCCAATTTCTAGTCCTTCCTAAAGCCAGATCTGAGCCTACGCTGACCCTGATCAATTTGCTTCCCCAAAATGTTGCACCAACCTATTTTGCGCTGGCAGTAAATCACACTGAAACTAGTTGGGGCACAAATGCGAGGGCGGGATTTAGCTTTCGTTTCTATGCAGATCGGGTAGATGGAGCAGATGGGATAGAAAACGGGGAAGAATCTGTAAGTGCAGAAGTTGATGCAACCTCCTTACAGGGAAATCAGCTCATGCGTATCCGACAGCATCCAGATGGTCAGTATCCTCAAGTTGGGATTGGGATTGATAGTCCAGCAGCTTATTTGGATATTCAAGATCTTAACTATAATCGCATCCAGCTCTTACCTGTTCAAGGCAGTGATTCTAACTCAGCCACCAATCCTGCTATAGCGATGATTAATAATCAGGCAAGCTCTCTTGGGGGCGATCGTAACACCTACTTTACTCTTGGCATTCAACCGACTCAATCTATTTTAATTACTGATGCTACCGAGGGCTTTACCTTTAAAGCCAGAAAGCTCACTGATTCAGGCAATCACCACCTTAACCTAGATCGCGGACAGCTACTCGTTAATATCTCCCCCGATGGCAATGGACGGTTAGGCGTTGGCAAAAAGCCCTCTGATTATGAGTTAGAGGTACAGGGCATGGCTAGCGCTTACACTTTTTACCAGGCAAGTGATCCATCATGGATCAATAATGAGGTTTTGCTCACAGATGTTTTGGGCAAGCTCAACAGTCTACACCCTGTTACTTTTCAGTGGCATGACAGCACTGGCTTCCAAGCGCACGGAGAGCAGATTGGGTTGCGTATAGCCGAGGTTAATGAGGTTTTCCCCCAGGTGATCACAACAGCCCAGGATGGCACGCCCGCCATCGCTTACCAAAACCTCGTCCCGGTTCTGATTCAAGCGTTAAATGAGCTTGCCCATCAAAATCAACAAGAACATATCCAACTCGAACAAAAGATCGCTCTGCTTAATGACCGCAATACAGTACTGGCAATTTGGCTAGTAGTAGGATGGGCGATCGCCCTATTGGGATACTGGATTTAA
- the vgrG gene encoding type VI secretion system tip protein VgrG: MTSRIIPCNSVYETATFKILSDGKDITYDYAVLSLSINREVNRLPSARIIFSDGSAAAETFSASEGNDLIPGKKLEIALGYDGNDKTVFKGIVIKHGLKVGANGDSLLIIECKDVAVGLTISRHSRYFKDVKDSDAIATILKGYAQLSTKLEATSVKHSEIVQYYTTDWDFILSRADMNGQIVLVKDGTFKAKSPATSGSPLITLTYGANILEIETEMDARHQYEAVNAKSWNYTNQALLEVTGKEPPVNKQGNLSGNKLAQVSEVKELGLCHGELVNTQELQAWANAQMQKSRLSKIQGRIKTKGFQDAQPDSLIQLEGMGARFNGLAYVAGVRHELNGGIWRTHLKIGLRHQWFYKEEDLIERPASGLLPGVSGLQIGVAIQLQDDPSQEDRVLVKMPIVDHKSANGVWARVATLDAGNKRGSFFRPEIGDEVVLGFINDDPRHPVILGMLNSSQKTAPLIAKDTNHEKGFVTRSGMRVWFDDEKKIMTLETPAGNKVVISDQDKGITLCDQTQNTVVLGDGGISLKSPKDIVIEATGKLILKATQDVSLDGLNVNVKANAQFKAQGSAGAEVSTSAIAILKGSLVRIN, encoded by the coding sequence ATGACCAGTCGCATCATTCCTTGTAACTCAGTCTACGAAACTGCTACCTTCAAAATCCTCTCAGACGGTAAGGACATCACCTACGACTATGCGGTGCTCTCTCTATCTATTAATCGGGAGGTAAATCGGCTTCCCTCTGCTCGTATCATATTCAGTGATGGCTCTGCTGCGGCAGAGACCTTCTCCGCCAGTGAGGGTAATGATTTGATCCCTGGCAAGAAGCTGGAAATTGCCCTGGGCTATGATGGCAACGATAAAACTGTCTTTAAGGGCATTGTAATCAAGCATGGCTTGAAAGTAGGAGCCAATGGTGATTCCCTACTTATAATTGAGTGTAAGGATGTTGCTGTTGGCTTAACCATTAGTCGCCACAGCCGCTATTTCAAAGATGTGAAGGACAGTGATGCGATCGCAACTATTCTCAAAGGCTATGCTCAACTTTCTACAAAATTAGAGGCTACCAGCGTTAAGCACTCTGAGATCGTACAGTATTACACAACTGACTGGGACTTTATCCTGTCGCGCGCGGATATGAATGGGCAAATCGTATTAGTCAAAGATGGCACCTTCAAAGCTAAATCTCCTGCTACCAGCGGCTCACCTCTAATCACCCTCACCTATGGTGCCAACATCCTGGAAATAGAAACAGAAATGGATGCCCGTCATCAATATGAGGCAGTTAATGCTAAATCCTGGAACTATACCAATCAAGCTTTACTTGAAGTAACTGGAAAGGAACCCCCCGTTAACAAACAGGGTAACCTATCAGGCAATAAACTTGCTCAGGTAAGCGAGGTGAAGGAACTAGGATTATGCCACGGGGAATTGGTAAATACTCAGGAGCTACAGGCGTGGGCTAATGCGCAAATGCAGAAGAGTCGGTTGAGTAAAATCCAGGGACGCATTAAGACTAAAGGTTTCCAGGATGCCCAGCCTGATAGTTTAATCCAATTGGAGGGTATGGGTGCACGCTTCAATGGCTTGGCCTATGTGGCGGGTGTACGCCACGAACTAAATGGTGGAATCTGGCGTACCCACTTGAAGATTGGCCTCAGACATCAATGGTTTTATAAGGAAGAAGACCTGATTGAGCGTCCTGCCTCTGGACTCCTGCCTGGGGTAAGTGGATTGCAAATTGGTGTTGCAATTCAGCTACAGGATGACCCTAGCCAAGAAGATCGTGTCTTAGTGAAGATGCCCATTGTTGATCACAAATCAGCTAATGGTGTGTGGGCAAGGGTTGCTACTCTTGATGCTGGCAATAAGCGAGGTTCTTTCTTTCGCCCTGAAATTGGAGATGAAGTTGTGCTGGGATTCATCAATGATGACCCACGTCACCCGGTGATTTTGGGAATGCTCAACAGTAGCCAGAAAACAGCGCCATTGATTGCAAAGGATACTAACCATGAAAAGGGTTTTGTCACGCGTTCTGGGATGAGGGTTTGGTTTGATGATGAGAAAAAGATCATGACGCTGGAAACCCCTGCGGGCAACAAGGTGGTGATTTCTGATCAAGACAAAGGGATTACTCTCTGTGATCAAACTCAAAATACTGTGGTGCTAGGTGACGGTGGCATTAGTTTAAAAAGTCCCAAAGATATTGTGATTGAAGCCACTGGGAAACTTATTCTCAAAGCTACTCAGGATGTCAGTTTGGATGGCTTAAATGTCAATGTTAAGGCAAATGCCCAGTTCAAGGCTCAAGGCAGTGCTGGAGCAGAGGTTTCAACGAGTGCGATCGCCATCCTGAAAGGTTCTCTTGTTCGTATTAATTAG
- a CDS encoding DUF5908 family protein produces MPLEIRELVIRTTVASDRNQAPGNSIVTNDNLSEADQAAIVTACVDQVLYILQSRSER; encoded by the coding sequence ATGCCCCTAGAAATTAGAGAGCTGGTGATTAGAACTACTGTGGCAAGCGATCGTAATCAAGCGCCAGGCAATTCGATTGTTACAAATGACAATCTGAGTGAGGCTGATCAAGCTGCGATCGTTACTGCTTGTGTTGACCAGGTGCTATATATTCTCCAGTCTCGCTCTGAGCGATAG
- a CDS encoding CIS tube protein, translating into MTGELIKVEIRAFKDKSFSQPLGKFELPVNPEQFSQSFRVAYDQQQAAGSQGTDPEYKATKPEELVLNFTFDGTGVLPVKIKPKTFHKDVNSQVEELLKVVYLMNSETHKPNFLRLLWGNASFGDQNSFDCLLKDLTIDYTMFATDGKPLRAKLKGTFISYVETKRRIREEGKRSPDVTHVRTVKARDSLPLMTQRIYGDQSYYLQVAKVNGLVNFRRLKPTTDLQFPPIDKTLV; encoded by the coding sequence ATGACAGGTGAATTAATCAAGGTCGAAATCCGTGCTTTCAAGGATAAAAGCTTCAGTCAACCCTTGGGCAAATTCGAGTTGCCAGTTAATCCCGAGCAATTTTCTCAATCGTTTAGGGTAGCTTACGATCAACAACAAGCTGCTGGATCACAGGGCACCGATCCAGAGTATAAAGCTACAAAGCCTGAAGAATTAGTGCTTAACTTTACGTTTGACGGTACGGGAGTCTTGCCTGTAAAAATCAAACCTAAAACCTTTCACAAAGATGTAAACAGTCAAGTGGAAGAACTGCTAAAGGTGGTTTACCTCATGAACAGTGAAACCCACAAACCTAACTTTTTGCGATTGTTATGGGGAAATGCTTCATTTGGCGATCAAAATAGCTTTGACTGCCTCCTGAAGGATCTCACCATTGATTACACAATGTTTGCAACAGATGGTAAGCCCTTACGAGCTAAGCTCAAGGGTACGTTTATCAGCTACGTCGAAACGAAAAGGCGGATTCGGGAGGAGGGGAAAAGATCCCCTGATGTTACCCATGTGCGTACTGTGAAAGCAAGAGATTCATTACCATTGATGACCCAGCGCATTTATGGCGATCAGTCCTACTACTTGCAAGTGGCAAAAGTCAATGGTCTGGTAAACTTCCGACGATTAAAGCCAACCACTGACCTGCAATTCCCACCAATTGATAAAACATTAGTCTAG
- a CDS encoding GPW/gp25 family protein: MIDSDQNFLGRGWSFPPTFNKITRQVQQVSGAQDIRESLGILLSTSIGERVMQPTYGCDLSELMFEPLTPTASSSIKELIRTAILYHEPRIKLDAIDLRLDHHLEGVVNIRIDYTVLSTNSRFSFVYPFYFQEGIGLV; this comes from the coding sequence ATGATTGATAGCGATCAAAACTTTTTAGGCAGAGGATGGAGCTTTCCCCCCACCTTTAATAAAATAACTCGCCAGGTGCAGCAGGTAAGTGGCGCACAGGACATCCGTGAAAGTCTGGGTATCTTATTATCCACTAGTATTGGCGAGCGTGTCATGCAACCCACCTATGGCTGCGATCTCTCAGAGCTAATGTTTGAGCCTCTCACACCTACTGCCAGCAGCAGTATTAAGGAATTGATCCGCACAGCGATTCTCTACCATGAACCCCGCATTAAACTTGATGCGATTGATTTGCGGCTTGATCATCACTTAGAAGGAGTTGTAAACATCCGCATTGACTATACAGTACTCAGCACTAATTCTAGGTTCAGTTTTGTCTATCCCTTCTATTTCCAAGAAGGTATCGGTTTAGTATGA
- a CDS encoding PAAR domain-containing protein: MGKPAARINDMHLCPMQTPGTPPIPHVGGPIIGPGVPTVLIAGMPAAVFGDSCTCTGPPDSIVLGSTTVLIGGKPAARIGDTTAHGGSIVLGAPTVLIGG; the protein is encoded by the coding sequence ATGGGAAAACCAGCCGCCCGAATTAACGACATGCACTTATGCCCAATGCAAACGCCGGGGACACCGCCCATTCCCCATGTGGGTGGACCAATTATAGGACCAGGGGTGCCGACTGTTCTCATCGCCGGAATGCCAGCCGCCGTCTTCGGTGATAGCTGTACTTGTACAGGCCCACCAGACAGCATTGTGCTTGGCTCTACTACCGTATTGATTGGTGGAAAACCCGCTGCTCGCATCGGTGATACCACTGCCCACGGTGGATCGATTGTGCTGGGTGCGCCAACCGTTCTCATTGGAGGCTAG